Proteins from a genomic interval of Acetobacterium woodii DSM 1030:
- a CDS encoding TrmB family transcriptional regulator, with protein MDSVERLTQFGLTRHEAAIYLTLLSEGDLNGYEVAKVTGISRSNTYTSLASLVEKGAAYVIEEATIRYTPVSIKEFCENKIRKLQESEENLVRTIPSKRDAVEGYITIKGEINIMNKLQNMILEAKERVYISVSVLILNSILTDIKKAIQRGIKMVIITNEAIKLEGAIIYTTSQPLPQIRLIADSTNVLTGDINNGEHSTCLYSHKQNLVDLFKDSMKNEIKLIELTKGNR; from the coding sequence TTCTTTCGGAAGGTGATCTAAATGGTTATGAGGTCGCCAAGGTAACCGGGATTTCAAGATCTAATACCTATACTTCACTGGCATCGCTGGTAGAAAAAGGAGCTGCTTATGTTATCGAAGAAGCGACCATTCGGTATACTCCGGTTTCAATCAAAGAATTTTGTGAGAATAAGATCAGAAAATTACAAGAATCGGAAGAAAATCTGGTTAGAACGATCCCCAGCAAACGGGATGCGGTCGAGGGCTATATTACCATCAAGGGCGAAATCAATATTATGAATAAGTTGCAAAACATGATCTTAGAAGCCAAAGAACGGGTCTACATTTCGGTATCGGTTCTGATTCTGAACTCAATTTTAACGGATATCAAAAAGGCCATTCAGCGCGGCATAAAAATGGTGATTATCACCAATGAAGCGATTAAACTGGAGGGCGCAATTATTTATACTACCAGTCAACCGCTGCCGCAAATCCGACTGATTGCCGACTCCACAAATGTCCTTACCGGAGATATTAATAATGGCGAACATTCAACCTGCTTGTACTCACATAAACAAAATCTGGTTGATTTATTTAAAGACTCGATGAAAAATGAAATAAAGTTGATTGAACTAACGAAAGGAAACCGATAA
- a CDS encoding LL-diaminopimelate aminotransferase, with product MALINENYLKLPGSYLFSEIARRVEAYKTANPEANIIRLGIGDVTKPLPEAVIKSLHNAVDEMADEKTFKGYGPEQGYDFLLKKIIEFDFNPRGVELAIDEIFVSDGSKSDTANFQEIFGLNNKIAITDPVYPVYVDSNVMAGRSGTLGADGKWTDMVYIPCTAENGFVPQIPTEKVDLIYLCFPNNPTGTTISKTELKKWVDYAKVNQAIILYDAAYEAYIQEDDVPHSIYEIAGAKEVAIEFRSFSKNAGFTGTRCSYVVVPKEVMGYTESGEPIEINKLWNRRHCTKFNGVPYIIQKGAEAVYTTAGQQQIKALVEYYMANAKMIREGVASKGIEVFGGINAPYIWLKTPTGMDSWTFFDKLLTEVNIVGTPGVGFGPNGEGYFRLTAFGSKENTEEAIRRFTTEFKI from the coding sequence ATGGCATTAATCAATGAAAATTATTTAAAATTACCGGGTTCCTACCTTTTTTCGGAAATAGCGAGACGCGTAGAAGCCTATAAAACTGCAAATCCGGAGGCTAACATTATCCGACTGGGCATTGGTGATGTAACCAAACCACTGCCGGAGGCAGTGATTAAAAGCTTGCACAACGCTGTTGATGAGATGGCTGATGAAAAAACATTTAAAGGTTACGGCCCGGAACAAGGTTATGACTTTTTGCTTAAAAAAATTATTGAGTTTGATTTTAATCCGCGTGGGGTAGAACTCGCAATTGACGAAATTTTTGTCAGTGATGGTTCCAAAAGCGATACGGCCAATTTTCAGGAAATATTTGGCTTGAATAATAAAATCGCCATCACTGATCCGGTTTATCCCGTTTATGTCGATAGCAACGTCATGGCGGGGAGAAGTGGTACCTTAGGTGCCGACGGCAAATGGACGGATATGGTTTATATCCCCTGTACGGCAGAAAATGGCTTTGTCCCACAAATTCCAACCGAAAAAGTTGATTTGATTTATTTGTGTTTCCCCAATAATCCCACCGGAACAACGATCAGTAAAACAGAGTTAAAGAAATGGGTAGATTATGCAAAAGTTAATCAGGCAATTATTTTATATGATGCTGCTTATGAAGCGTATATTCAGGAAGACGATGTCCCACATAGCATTTATGAAATAGCCGGAGCTAAAGAGGTTGCCATTGAATTTCGCAGTTTTTCAAAAAATGCCGGTTTTACCGGAACCCGATGTTCGTATGTAGTGGTGCCAAAAGAAGTAATGGGTTATACTGAATCCGGTGAACCAATTGAAATCAATAAATTATGGAATAGACGACACTGCACTAAATTTAATGGGGTTCCTTATATCATTCAAAAAGGGGCCGAGGCCGTTTATACAACCGCAGGACAACAGCAAATCAAAGCTTTGGTCGAATACTATATGGCAAATGCCAAAATGATTCGTGAAGGTGTTGCCAGCAAGGGAATTGAAGTTTTTGGCGGTATTAATGCGCCATACATCTGGCTGAAAACACCAACCGGGATGGATTCATGGACTTTCTTTGATAAACTGTTAACTGAGGTTAATATCGTTGGAACTCCAGGCGTCGGTTTTGGCCCCAACGGAGAAGGGTATTTCCGACTAACGGCTTTTGGCAGTAAAGAAAATACCGAAGAGGCAATCCGCCGCTTTACAACCGAGTTTAAAATTTAG
- a CDS encoding diaminopimelate decarboxylase, which produces MKKTFINQEKLTEIVGQYPTPFHLYDEKGIRENVRNLQKAFSWNPGYKEYFAVKATPNPTILQILKEEGCGVDCSSYTELLMSDTVGFTGTDIMFTSNVTPREDFVLARKLNALITLDDITHIDFLEEIAELPETISCRFNPGGDFVIDNAIMDTPQVAKYGFTREQMSEGFKILKSKGVKHFGIHAFLASNTIANEYYPALARILFKTAVELNQETGAHIAFINLSGGVGIPYLPDQEPTDIAEVGRGVQKAFEEILVPAGMGDISIYTELGRFVLGPFGHLVTTALHEKHTHKEYIGLDACAANLMRPAMYGAYHHITVMGKENEPLDHIYDVTGGLCENNDKFAIDRKLPKIDIGDLVVLHDTGAHGFAMGYNYNGKLRSAEVLLKEDGTTELIRRAETPEDYFATLDFSKWNK; this is translated from the coding sequence ATGAAAAAAACATTTATTAATCAAGAAAAATTAACAGAAATAGTTGGCCAATACCCCACTCCTTTTCATCTCTATGACGAAAAAGGAATTCGCGAAAATGTCCGTAACTTACAAAAGGCGTTTTCCTGGAATCCCGGCTATAAAGAATATTTTGCCGTTAAGGCGACACCCAATCCCACTATTTTGCAAATCTTAAAAGAAGAAGGATGTGGGGTTGATTGTTCTTCATACACTGAACTGTTAATGTCAGATACGGTTGGTTTCACTGGAACAGACATCATGTTTACTTCTAACGTCACACCAAGAGAAGATTTTGTGTTGGCCAGAAAACTCAATGCCCTGATTACTTTGGATGATATTACGCATATTGATTTCCTGGAAGAAATCGCCGAGCTTCCTGAAACCATTAGTTGCCGATTTAATCCCGGTGGTGATTTTGTGATCGACAATGCCATTATGGATACACCGCAAGTCGCCAAATATGGTTTTACCAGAGAACAGATGTCAGAAGGTTTTAAAATCCTAAAAAGTAAAGGTGTTAAACATTTTGGTATCCACGCATTTTTGGCCAGTAACACAATCGCAAATGAATATTATCCGGCGCTGGCACGAATTCTTTTTAAAACCGCGGTGGAACTGAATCAGGAAACAGGTGCTCATATTGCTTTTATTAACCTTTCCGGTGGGGTGGGAATTCCATATCTGCCTGATCAAGAACCAACCGATATCGCAGAGGTGGGACGTGGAGTTCAAAAAGCCTTTGAAGAAATTCTGGTCCCGGCCGGAATGGGCGATATCTCTATTTATACCGAACTGGGTCGTTTTGTTTTAGGACCGTTCGGACATCTGGTAACAACTGCGCTTCATGAAAAACATACGCATAAAGAATACATTGGTCTCGATGCCTGTGCGGCGAATTTGATGAGACCGGCAATGTATGGAGCTTATCATCATATCACGGTTATGGGAAAAGAAAACGAACCGCTTGATCATATTTATGACGTCACTGGCGGATTATGTGAAAATAACGACAAATTTGCCATCGACAGAAAGCTTCCAAAGATTGATATCGGTGATTTGGTTGTCCTGCACGATACTGGTGCGCACGGTTTCGCGATGGGTTATAACTATAACGGCAAGCTCCGCTCGGCAGAGGTATTGTTAAAAGAAGATGGGACGACCGAACTGATCCGACGAGCTGAAACCCCGGAAGATTATTTTGCAACCCTGGATTTTTCCAAGTGGAATAAATAA